A genomic segment from Corylus avellana chromosome ca5, CavTom2PMs-1.0 encodes:
- the LOC132182277 gene encoding uncharacterized protein LOC132182277, whose amino-acid sequence MREYNLQRLKKYFSDGSRLYYRCNHMMWRPSMQSPARSSGIFLCCLLLIVGAFVSTNLLDTSSQGSAGKLAPQPILTTKTSHIYPHRNPQFSKTPSHPIEIPLDCTAYNLTRTCPSNYPTSFHPEEDPDRPSPPTCPEYFRWIYEDLRPWAHTGITRDMVEGLRGKYNFRLVIVNGRAYVEKYHRSFQTRDVFTLWGILQLLRRYPSQVPDLELMFDCLDIPAIKTSDYQRPNASDPPPLFRYCGDDDTLNIIFPDWSFWGWPETNIKPWESLMTDLKEGNKRMRWADREPYAYWKGNPTVAVTREDLLKCNVSENMDWNARLYVQDWKREKVEGYKQSDLGSQCDHRYKIYIEGTAWSVSEKYILACDSVSLMVKPQYYDFFTRSLKPLHHYWPVRDDDKCRSIKFAVDWGNAHKKEAQEIGKAASEFIQEELKMEYIYDYMFHLLNQYAKLLTFKPVIPTNAVELCSESMACLSQRLMLEKKFLMESMVKGPVYTSPCTMPPPYDPPSLHTILQTKEDLIKQVELWEKKFWENQNEQAN is encoded by the exons ATGAGAGAGTACAATCTACAGAGGTTGAAGAAGTATTTCTCTGACGGCTCGAGGCTTTATTATCGCTGCAACCACATGATGTGGCGGCCATCCATGCAGTCACCTGCAAGATCCTCCGGCATCTTCCTCTGTTGCCTCCTCCTCATTGTCGGCGCATTTGTCTCCACGAACCTGCTCGACACAAGT TCACAGGGTTCAGCTGGCAAGTTAGCACCCCAACCGATACTAACTACTAAAACATCCCACATATACCCTCACAGAAATCCACAATTCTCGAAAACGCCCTCACACCCAATTGAGATTCCACTCGACTGTACAGCCTACAACCTCACACGGACCTGCCCTTCAAACTACCCAACCTCCTTCCATCCAGAAGAAGATCCTGACCGTCCATCACCCCCCACTTGTCCAGAGTACTTCCGTTGGATCTACGAAGATCTTCGTCCCTGGGCCCACACAGGGATCACGAGGGACATGGTGGAGGGCCTCAGAGGGAAGTACAATTTTAGATTAGTCATAGTCAACGGCAGGGCTTACGTGGAGAAATATCATAGATCGTTTCAGACTAGAGACGTTTTTACGCTGTGGGGAATCCTACAGCTACTACGGAGGTACCCGAGTCAAGTGCCTGACTTGGAGCTGATGTTTGATTGCTTGGATATTCCAGCCATCAAGACAAGTGACTATCAACGACCCAATGCCTCGGACCCACCACCGCTGTTTCGGTACTGTGGTGATGATGACACACTGAATATTATTTTTCCTGATTGGTCCTTCTGGGGATg GCCTGAGACGAATATAAAGCCATGGGAATCTTTGATGACAGACCTAAAAGAAGGAAACAAGAGGATGAGATGGGCGGATAGGGAACCTTATGCTTACTGGAAGGGCAATCCGACGGTTGCTGTAACAAGGGAAGACCTCCTCAAATGTAATGTCTCAGAAAATATGGATTGGAATGCTCGTTTATATGTTCAG GATTGGAAGCGGGAAAAAGTGGAAGGGTACAAGCAGTCAGACTTGGGTAGCCAATGCGATCATAGGTATAAGATATATATTGAAGGCACTGCCTGGTCTGTGAGTGAAAAATACATTCTTGCTTGTGATTCTGTTTCCTTAATGGTAAAGCCCCAGTACTATGATTTCTTCACGAGAAGTTTGAAGCCACTGCACCACTACTGGCCTGTAAGGGATGATGACAAGTGCAGATCCATTAAGTTTGCTGTAGATTGGGGCAATGCCCACAAGAAAGAGGCACAAGAAATTGGGAAAGCGGCAAGCGAATTCATTCAAGAGGAGTTGAAGATGGAATATATCTATGATTACATGTTTCATCTTCTAAATCAGTATGCTAAGCTCTTAACATTTAAGCCAGTTATACCTACAAATGCTGTTGAGCTCTGTTCGGAGTCAATGGCTTGCCTATCACAAAGATTAATGTTGGAGAAGAAATTTCTTATGGAATCCATGGTAAAAGGTCCCGTGTACACCAGCCCATGCACTATGCCTCCGCCATATGATCCTCCATCTCTTCATACAATTCTGCAGACAAAGGAAGATTTAATAAAACAAGTGGAATTATGGGAGAAGAAGTTTTGGGAAAACCAAAATGAGCAGGCTAATTAG
- the LOC132183086 gene encoding uncharacterized protein LOC132183086, with translation MVGRAKRTANFRLVIVKGRAYVEKYQRAFQTRDVFTLWGILQLLRRYPGQVPDLELMFDCVDWPVIKTRDYRRSNASDPPPLFRYCSDDDSLDIVFPDWSFWGWAEINIKPWESLLRDLKEGNKRIRWMDREPYAYWKGNPTVAVTRQELLKCNVSENQDWNARVYAQDWMRESQEGYKQSDLASQCNHRYKIYIEGSAWSVSEKYILACDSVSFLVKPHYYDFFTRSLKPVHHYWPIRDDDKCRSIKFAVDWGNGHKKKAQEIGKAASEFIQEELKMDYVYDYMFHLLNQYAKLLTFKPIRPRHAVELCSETMACPAEGLQKKFFKESMVKGPKYTSPCTMPPPFDPPSLHAFLKTKENTIKQVELWEKKFWENQNKQA, from the exons ATGGTGGGGAGGGCCAAACGGACGGCCAACTTTAGATTGGTGATAGTGAAGGGCAGGGCTTACGTGGAGAAATATCAGAGGGCGTTTCAGACAAGAGATGTTTTTACGTTGTGGGGAATCCTACAGTTACTACGGAGGTACCCGGGTCAAGTGCCTGACTTGGAGCTGATGTTTGATTGCGTTGATTGGCCAGTCATAAAGACAAGGGACTATCGACGATCCAACGCCTCGGACCCACCACCGCTGTTTCGGTACTGTAGTGATGATGACTCACTGGATATTGTTTTCCCTGATTGGTCTTTCTGGGGATG GGCTGAGATCAATATAAAGCCATGGGAATCTTTGTTGAGAGACCTAAAAGAAGGAAACAAGAGGATAAGATGGATGGATAGGGAACCTTATGCTTACTGGAAGGGCAATCCGACGGTTGCTGTAACAAGACAAGAGCTCCTCAAATGTAATGTCTCAGAAAATCAGGATTGGAACGCTCGTGTATATGCTCAG GATTGGATGCGGGAATCACAGGAAGGGTACAAGCAGTCAGACTTGGCTAGCCAATGCAATCATAG GTATAAGATCTATATTGAAGGCTCTGCCTGGTCTGTCAGTGAAAAATACATTCTTGCTTGTGATTCTGTTTCCTTTCTGGTAAAGCCCCACTACTATGATTTCTTCACGAGAAGTTTGAAGCCAGTGCACCACTACTGGCCTATTAGGGATGACGACAAGTGCAGATCTATTAAGTTTGCTGTAGATTGGGGCAATGGCCACAAGAAAAAG GCACAAGAAATTGGGAAAGCAGCAAGCGAATTCATTCAAGAGGAGTTGAAGATGGATTATGTGTATGATTACATGTTTCATCTTTTAAATCAGTATGCTAAGCTCTTAACATTTAAGCCCATTAGACCCAGACATGCTGTTGAACTCTGTTCAGAGACGATGGCTTGCCCAGCAGAAGGATTGcagaagaaattttttaaggaaTCCATGGTAAAAGGTCCCAAGTACACGAGCCCATGCACTATGCCTCCACCATTTGATCCTCCATCTCTTCATGCCTTTCTTAAGACAAAggaaaatacaataaaacaagTGGAATTATGGGagaaaaagttttgggaaaatcAAAATAAGCAGGCTTAG
- the LOC132182310 gene encoding pyruvate dehydrogenase E1 component subunit alpha, mitochondrial-like isoform X1: MDVLAVKQACKFAKEHALKNGPIILEMDTYRYHGHSMSDPGSTYRTCDEISGVRQERDPVERVRKLVLSHDLATEKELKDMEKEIRKQVDEGIAQAKESPMPEPSELFSNVYAKGLGVEAFGPDKKELRAVLP; the protein is encoded by the exons ATGGATGTCCTTGCTGTGAAACAGGCGTGCAAATTTGCCAAGGAGCACGCTTTGAAGAATGGGCCCATT ATTCTTGAAATGGACACTTACAGGTACCATGGTCATTCCATGTCTGATCCTGGAAGCACATACCGCACTTGCGATGAGATTTCTGGTGTGAGACAG GAGCGTGATCCAGTTGAAAGAGTAAGAAAGCTGGTATTATCTCATGATCTAGCTACTGAAAAGGAGCTAAAG GATATGGAGAAGGAAATAAGAAAACAAGTTGATGAAGGCATTGCTCAAGCCAAG GAAAGTCCAATGCCGGAACCTTCTGAACTATTTTCCAATGTGTATGCCAAAGGATTAGGAGTTGAG GCTTTTGGACCAGATAAAAAAGAACTTAGAGCTGTGCTCCCATAA
- the LOC132182310 gene encoding pyruvate dehydrogenase E1 component subunit alpha, mitochondrial-like isoform X2, producing MDVLAVKQACKFAKEHALKNGPIILEMDTYRYHGHSMSDPGSTYRTCDEISGVRQERDPVERVRKLVLSHDLATEKELKDMEKEIRKQVDEGIAQAKESPMPEPSELFSNVYAKGLGVE from the exons ATGGATGTCCTTGCTGTGAAACAGGCGTGCAAATTTGCCAAGGAGCACGCTTTGAAGAATGGGCCCATT ATTCTTGAAATGGACACTTACAGGTACCATGGTCATTCCATGTCTGATCCTGGAAGCACATACCGCACTTGCGATGAGATTTCTGGTGTGAGACAG GAGCGTGATCCAGTTGAAAGAGTAAGAAAGCTGGTATTATCTCATGATCTAGCTACTGAAAAGGAGCTAAAG GATATGGAGAAGGAAATAAGAAAACAAGTTGATGAAGGCATTGCTCAAGCCAAG GAAAGTCCAATGCCGGAACCTTCTGAACTATTTTCCAATGTGTATGCCAAAGGATTAGGAGTTGAG TGA
- the LOC132181965 gene encoding uncharacterized protein LOC132181965 → MREYNMQRFQRCFSDGLGIYYHFKHMMWRPSMQSPARSSGIFLCCILLLVGAFVSTRLLDTSGLAGNLPPRPSILTTRTSHIYPHRNPQFPKTPSHRIEIPLNCAAYNLTRTCPSNYPTTFHPEEDPDRPPPATCPEYFRWIYEDLRPWAYTGITRDMVGRAKRTANFRLVIVKGRAYVEKYQRAFQTRDVFTLWGILQLLRRYPGQVPDLELMFDCVDWPVIKTRDYRQSNASDPPPLFRYCSDDDSLDIVFPDWSFWGWAEINIKPWESLLRDLKEGNKRIRWMD, encoded by the exons ATGAGAGAGTACAATATGCAGAGGTTTCAGAGGTGTTTCTCCGACGGCTTGGGGATTTATTATCACTTCAAACACATGATGTGGCGGCCATCCATGCAGTCACCTGCAAGATCCTCTGGCATCTTCCTCTGTTGCATCCTCCTCCTTGTCGGCGCGTTTGTCTCCACGCGCCTGCTCGACACAAGT GGTTTAGCTGGCAATTTACCGCCCCGACCGTCGATACTAACTACAAGAACATCCCACATATACCCTCACAGAAATCCCCAATTCCCGAAAACGCCCTCACACCGAATTGAGATCCCACTCAACTGTGCAGCCTACAACCTCACACGGACCTGCCCTTCCAACTACCCAACAACTTTCCATCCAGAAGAAGATCCTGACCGTCCACCACCCGCCACGTGTCCAGAATACTTCCGTTGGATCTATGAAGATCTTCGTCCCTGGGCCTACACAGGGATCACGAGGGACATGGTGGGGAGGGCCAAACGGACGGCCAACTTTAGATTGGTGATAGTGAAGGGCAGGGCTTACGTGGAGAAATATCAGAGGGCGTTTCAGACAAGAGATGTTTTTACGTTGTGGGGAATCCTACAGTTACTGCGGAGGTACCCGGGTCAAGTGCCTGACTTGGAGCTGATGTTTGATTGCGTTGATTGGCCAGTCATCAAGACAAGGGACTATCGACAATCCAACGCCTCGGACCCACCACCGCTGTTTCGGTACTGTAGTGATGATGACTCACTGGATATTGTTTTCCCTGATTGGTCTTTCTGGGGATG GGCTGAGATCAATATAAAGCCATGGGAATCTTTGTTGAGAGACCTAAAAGAAGGAAACAAGAGGATAAGATGGATGGAT